The nucleotide sequence CCAGTAGGAGTGATTTCAATCCATTTACCTTTATTGTGTATTTCTTCTTTTGTCCTGTTATTTGTCAGTATCAGGGTATGGCTTAGGATCATTGGTCCAAATTGGCTATTAATCACTTTTTTCTGATACTTAGCTTTCTTTCAGCGGGCCTTAAATACCAAGAAATCACTGTTAATAGAAGCAATAGGGTCGGTCCAAAATACTCTACGGCACTGTCATTTACGGCTAGGTGGGTAAAAATAGCCCCTGTCATTAAGAAAAAGAAGCCTGCATATGCCCATTCTTTTAGCAAGGGGAATTTTGGAACAAGGATACCTATTACCCCTAATAGTTTCCATATGCCAATGATGGTCAGGAAGTACATGGGGTAGCCCAGTTCTTTCATTTTGCGTACTTCTTCGTCCATGTGTGCTATCTGAACGATTCCCGTAGATACCATGCCTAGGCTAAGCCAAAGGGTGGCTACCCAGTAGATTATTTTAGCGGTTCTGTCTGTTATAAGCTTTTGTGGTTTCATACCTTATTGTTTTAGTTTTTCCATAATGGTCTGTAGTTGACTGTGGGCCATGTTAAGCCCGTATGCAAAGGGAAGTTTGAGCATATTGTCCCTGTCCTCGACAGATCTAAATACCATTTTAATGTTCAGGTGGCTTTTGGAATCATCAATGCTGCCAAATTCCAGGAATTCCAGTTGTGCAGGAAAACCCGCATTGTCCATTTCAAAGGTGCGAGTGATCAATTGATTTTCTTTTAGGTCGTGGATAGTGCCATGGGCGCTGAAAACGACTTGGCCATTGGAGTCTTTTTTTTCGAAGCGATAACTGCCGTGTGGTTTGTTTTCCAGTTTTATAACCGTGTTACCCATCCATTGTTCCACTAGTTCAGGTTTTGTGTAGGCTTTGAACAGTAGTTCAACTGGCAGATCAAAGGTTCTTGTTACTGTGATTTCCTGGGGTCCGTTTTCGGCATGGACTTTTGTTTTTTGTTCCATCGTTTTATTGTTTGGATTGGTGGGATTTCATGACCTGTTCCAATTTATTGAATTGATCATCCCAATGTTTTCTGAAAGGCTCAATAAATTCGGCTATTTCTCTCATGCCATGAGGATTGAGCTGATAGTAGATTTCCCGGCCTTTTTGTTCCTGTTCTAGTATTTCACATTCAGTGAGGATTTGAATATGTTTGGAAATGGTCTGGCGGGAATAATCGAAATTTTCAGCAATGGCCGTAGGGGTCATGGCATTTATGGCAAGCAAAGAAATGATGGCCCTGCGTGTGGGATCTGCTATTGCCTGGAATACATCTCTTCTCAATTTCATAGTATTACTTTATCAGATAATGAGTTGCCATATGGATCATTAGTTGGATTATCTTTTATGCGCAACCATATGACTGCTAATATAAGTGCAGTTATTTGGCTGCGCAAATATTTAGATAAGAAATATTGATTTTGGGATGGTTGGTGTCGGCTTAAATGATTTTAGAGGGGAATTGCTGATCGGTATTTTTTAGTATCATGAATGATGGTTATGGTTGTGGCTTTGTTTTGGTTTTATTGTATATTTCCAAGAAATAATTTACCCGTAAGCAACGTATCCCCAAGACATCCCCTAGGTATCTACTAGAGGGTTACTATGGAGAGGCTAGGAAGAGGGGTAAGCAGGTGATGGTGGGGGTAAGGGGATTCAGGTTTTATGATAGTTATTTGGTAGCGGTTGATAATGTAGCAATACACGGTGTTTTTCCGTTTAGTTATCAACAGGGATTTTATTAAGACGCAATTATCATGGAACATTGGGTTTCAAGTTTTTTTGTATTCATAAATTAGAAAGACAATGAGAAAATATGTTTTGACACTAATAAGCCTTTTACTATTTTCTTCATGTGATCAAGAAGAAAATCAATTTAGCTCCCAATTGTGTGGGGATGGGTATTTCTATTATTCGGGAAGCTCAAAGAACTACTTCAAGCATTCATTATATGAGGTTTGGATAGTGCTTGATCAAACAGATATGAATAGAGAGGAAGCAAGATCCATATTGGAAAAATATTCATTTCTTGATACGGGAAATTTTAGTTTTGGTAGTAATTATGGCAGTTTTAAAGTAATGATAGAT is from Echinicola marina and encodes:
- a CDS encoding ArsR/SmtB family transcription factor — translated: MKLRRDVFQAIADPTRRAIISLLAINAMTPTAIAENFDYSRQTISKHIQILTECEILEQEQKGREIYYQLNPHGMREIAEFIEPFRKHWDDQFNKLEQVMKSHQSKQ
- a CDS encoding DoxX family protein, yielding MKPQKLITDRTAKIIYWVATLWLSLGMVSTGIVQIAHMDEEVRKMKELGYPMYFLTIIGIWKLLGVIGILVPKFPLLKEWAYAGFFFLMTGAIFTHLAVNDSAVEYFGPTLLLLLTVISWYLRPAERKLSIRKK
- a CDS encoding SRPBCC domain-containing protein — its product is MEQKTKVHAENGPQEITVTRTFDLPVELLFKAYTKPELVEQWMGNTVIKLENKPHGSYRFEKKDSNGQVVFSAHGTIHDLKENQLITRTFEMDNAGFPAQLEFLEFGSIDDSKSHLNIKMVFRSVEDRDNMLKLPFAYGLNMAHSQLQTIMEKLKQ